The DNA sequence gcaaaaagaagaaaatcaagagtGGACTCCATACAAACACCCATGGAATGCCTTGTGTTACAGAAGTTGAAGCAGGTTGGGGAAATGatgaaacaaaaaagatgagtGATAACAGTGCAAATGAATTTGCACCAACAGCGAACAATGAAATATTGAACTCTTACTTTGAAACTCGTATAATCACAGAGAGGCAAGGTGAGGTCAACAATTTTACTGCTGAGAGGTGCAATCACTCAACAACAGCCAAAAAGTATTTGATGATGCAACGTATTTCTTCCGGGCTGCATTCAAATGCAGAACGAACGGAAGAGACCAACAGATTAACTTCAGCCCAAAGCTTTCCCTCCTTAGCTGCAACTGAGGATTGTCACTTGCTCCGACCATCTCCTCCCAAACAAACTCACGAATTGGAGAACCAGGCACAAACTTCCCATGTTCAAACATTAGCAACTAAGCAGACCTTGGGATGTACACCATCAAGATTAGTTTCAGCTCGAAGAAATAAAGTCCTGAAAAACCAGGATGCCTCTCAAGATTATCAGAAATCCTCACCAAAACCACGAGGTACTTTCCATATCAGATAACTTTTAGAAAATGCAAACTCACAGAATATCTAGTATGTTATACTCACTATGTTGATAGCAATCAACTTGATGTAGGTCGTCCACCAGCAAAACGGATATATCCCATTACCATAGATGAGATCATATATCGATTGATGAGTCTTAATCTCAATGCGGGGAGCAATGAATTAGCAAGGGATGAGAAAAATGCACTTGTTATCTATAAAGGAGATGGTACACTTGTTCCATATGCAGGGTTTGAGTTTTTGAAAAAACGAAAACCACGGCCTAAGGTAGACCTTGACCCAGAAACAAATAGAATATGGAATCTTTTGATGGGTAAGGAAGCAAACAAAGACTTTGAAGGAACTGACACAGAAAAGGAGAAGTGGTGGGAAGAGGAAAGGAAAGTTTTTCGTGGTCGAACCGATTCATTTATTGCAAGAATGCACCTTATCCAAGGTAGAGTCCCTTATAGTTTTAGCCTCTCACATTCAGATCATTATTAAGTATTCTGTTATTTATCAAGATACTTGGATCTACATTTATTTAAAGTATTCCTTTTGAATTTGCCATTATGGCATGctcttaaaattatttaatttgacaGCTATCAAACTAGAATCAAACCAGAGAAAGGGGTGAAGAGAGATGCAAACACAAACACAGTATTAAGGAACTAGTGGGTCATATTGACACAAGTTCAGAGAGatcaatatgaagaaaaatataataccgTGGGACAATTGAAATTGAAACAAGCCATCAGTCAATTGCATGACATGCTAGTCTGAGTCTTTTAGCATTAATTTTCTGGATAAAATATCTTACCCAACGACAAGTCTGCAAGCTGACAAATATTTGTAGGTGTTATGTAGAATATGCAAACAGAAAATCAGGGAAGAAAGTGTACATTGCATGGAAAACCAACTAGTCACATACAAAGTTAATTAACTTGTTCCATATTAACTATACATACAAATTACACTCTTCATAGGTGATAGACGCTTCTCACGGTGGAAAGGATCTGTTGTTGACTCGGTGATAGGAGTCTTCCTTACCCAAAATGTCTCGGACCATCTTTCAAGgtaattcataatttttcacaGAATTCTATGCCCACATTGAACATAAGTAAAAACTTGGaagttcaaataataatatttatcatttttttttttaatttctttgcagCTCTGCCTTCATGTCTTTGGCAGCACGATTTCCTCTCAAATCAACAAGCAACTGCAATGCATGTGACAACACTGGAACAAGCATACTGTTTAAAGAGTCAGAAGTCAGCATAGTAAATCCGAATGACACCATCGGATGGCATGGAAAGGGTTCAAGCCAGCCCATCTTCAATATTAGCTCCATGGCACCCCTTGGATCAGCAGAGTATCAGAGGGGCAGTGAAACTACAAGAACAGAAAGGAGCATAGTGCAGGGACACAGCCAGAGTATAGAAGAAGAAGTCATATCATCACAAGAATCTTTTGATTCTTTAATTATTCAAGGCACTGGAGGACCGAGATCGAGCTCAGGCTCCAATTCAGAAGAGGAAGATCTTATAACCGGCTGCAGACCTATTGAGGTTCACTTTCCAACTTTAACAAATCTTCTACAGATGGAGAAAACCACATTCCAGGAATTTTACAGCCAAAATAGTTCGATTATGGATGAGGGATCCAGGCATGTGCACAAGCAATCTGAATATATTGCTCACGCCCACAAAAAGTCAAGATTAGATAGAGCGGATGATGCCAATGGTCCTGCATTTAGTTATCCAATCAATCCTGACAATCCACAAAGCCAAGTACGAGTGGCTCCTTCAAGTGACTACCATTTGCATGTGACCCTAGACTCAACAGTACCTGAAGTAGAAAATTTTGAAGCATTAAGTGACGAAAGCATATCCCCTTTGTCTTCAATTGATTTTGGATTCACCAAGACAAAAGATGCAAATAGGAAGGGCTTCAGGACCAAAAGATGGGAAGGAAGTGAAGGTAAAAGCAGAGTACAGCAGAACGGACTACTGCACCCTCAAGAAACACAAAGAATGGGGCCACATGTACCATCAAGCAACCACTCAGTACACCAGGAAATCATTTCTCAACGAGGACCACATGTTGTGTATAATCAACCATCCTACCGCAATCATCAACAGGATGTGAACAAATCCCTCCAATTGCAAAGCCCATATATTGCAGAACCTGCTGAAGCGCTGGCTAACAGAGAGAATGATGCCATGCAGCAAACATCAAGTGCACGTAAACTTGCAGAAAATTCTGGAGAGAGAATCTCAGTAGAAAATGAGCAAATACACTTCGAAAATAGATTTCTCAATCCAAATTCAAATAAGCAAGTCGATCCCTCTGATCAGGCAAATAGCAAGACAActtcaaaaatctcaaaactgaAAAAAGGAAAGACAGATAAAGAGAAGAATAGTGCAGTTGACTGGGATAGTTTAAGAAAGCAAGTGCAGGCCAATGGTTTGAATGGAGAAAGAAGCAAAGATGCACAGGACTCGCTTGACTATGAAGCAGTAAGGCTTGCACATGTTGATGAGATTTCTAACGCCATTAGAGAACGGGGGATGAATAACATGCTAGCAGAACGAATCAAGGTATATTTACTAGACTACAAAAGCCTTCACATTTGCAACTACTAACTTCAAATTTGCAACTACCACCTTCAAATGGCTCCACAAATGAATCGTCATTCAACACAAAAGTATTCTTCaccaaattctttttatataaaaataacatagaaAAGTGGCCATGGTTTCATAATGTTACAGGAATTTCTGAACCGTCTGGTTAGAGAACATGGAAGCATCGATCTGGAATGGTTAAGAAATGTTCCCCCTGATAAAGCAAAGTAAGCAATTCCATAAACATGTTACTGAAATTGTCAAACGACTGCCACTAGGCCATAATAATGTACTGCATCTatattgtaaatgaaaatggccCAGATTAATGTCAAAATGCCGAACTGCATCTATATCCTTGAAAAATGTCATTTTGCTGCAGGGATTATCTGTTAAGCGTTCGTGGACTTGGGTTGAAAAGTGTGGAGTGTGTGCGGCTGCTAACACTCCATCATCTAGCTTTTCCAGTAAGAAACTACTTCCTTGACAGATTATAAGGGGCGAAGAAAACCAGATAATCAAATATattacctctttttttttgtaaaggtTGATACAAATGTTGGAAGAATAGCAGTTCGTCTTGGATGGGTCCCTCTCCAACCCTTGCCTGAGTCACTTCAGTTACACCTCCTAGAATTGTAAGTACATACTCCAACTAATGAATGCTAATCTTTTCAATGATAAACAATGCTAATCAAAATCCTATACAGATACCCAGTGCTGGAATCAATACAAAAATATCTTTGGCCAAGATTATGCAAACTCGATCAACGAACACTGTAACCCCAGAGCACTTtctcattaaatattttattgaacagTATTTTTTCATACAAAAAATTAGGATAAACAAATAACTAAGTAAAGCTATTACTGACAATAAAGTATTGCTACCACAGGTACGAGCTGCACTACCAATTGATCACATTTGGCAAGGTTCGTAGCAACAAAGATTTACATATGCTGCTTTATTCAGCAGAATATAGTTCATTAGCATATTAAGAGAGACAAATTTTCCACATGCTTCAATATCTATGCAGGTTTTCTGCACAAAAAGTAAACCAAACTGCAATGCATGTCCAATGAGAGGAGAGTGCAGACACTTTGCAAGTGCTTTTGCAAGGTTTGCATTCTAATTTGTCTTGTTGCTATGTCTACCTCTGTCATTGCCAAGGCATAAAAGCATGAGAAACAATTTAAATGATCACTTgtttcaaaaaatcaattctTAAACTGTCCAATTCGTCTTCCCATAAACGGGAGGCATATATCCTCAAGTTATTTCTTCTCAAAACCTACAGCTTATCTTACCCTATGCATGAGTTCAATATTCTCTGGACGAAACTCACCTAAAACCGTATTTGCTGCAGCGCGAGGCTTGCGCTGCCAGGTCCAGAAGAAAAGGGCATTGTGAGCTCTACTATTCCCATTGCACATGAAGTAAACCCAGCCATAGTTATCAACCCAATGCCACTACCTCCACTTGAGAACAACTCACTTAAAGAAACAGCTTATATAAGTCGCAACTGTGAACCAATCATTGAAGAACCAGCAACCCCAGAACATGAATGTACAGAGATCTCGGAAAGCGACATTGAGGACTCTTTATATGAGGATCCTGATGAGATTCCTATCATCAAACTCAACATTGAAGAGTTTACCGTGAATCTTCAGAATTACATGCAAGAGAAGATGGAACTCCAAGAAGCTGACATGTCCAAGGCTTTGGTTGCCTTAAAACCAGAAGCTGCTTCTATCCCTACACCCAAACTGAAGAATGTTAGTCGGCTACGAACAGAGCACCAAGTGTAAGTAGACATCCcctcaaaatctaaaatcaaaGTATCTGCAAAGTACCACTGCAGCTAAACTGGGCTTGCGCTAGAGTGGGTATGGTTTATATAAGCAGAAATATTTTCTGACTAGACCAAATAATAGTCCAATATAGCATAAATTATCTTCCATCCTGAAACAAAACTCATTGAACTTTCTAATATTCTAATCATTCAATATTGCTTGCAGAAAATTGTAGCTTCtgatcaaatattaaaaaactctaGCCCTAACCGGATAGACTGTTGATgtttcaaataaagaaaaagtaacAAACAAATACAACTCTGCTTGATGCGCTCTGACAGCTTCCATCCTGAAATGATGCAGGTATGAACTTCCAGATTCACATCCGCTCTTGGAAGGGGTTAGTAAATTTTGACACTGAATTATAAAGTGGCCTTTAACTAGGAAACTGTAATTAATCATTAccttactaattttttttacggataaaaaaaattacagatgGACAGCCGAGAAACAGATGATCCAAGCCCATACCTTCTTGCCATATGGACACCAGGTAAGAAATAAACATAAGATAGCTTGAGCTGCTATACTTGTACATAGAAAAATCAAGATATCTTCTCGTGATCACTCGGTGCAATTTATATGCATATAAGTATTAACACATCAACATAGCCAGAATTTGAGACAAAGTGCAGGGTGGTCCAGGGTATTCAATATTCCCACAACAGTTTAGGAGAAATAGTTTTACAAGTTTGACATCTGATTACAATCATATTTACAAAACTTGTTCCAGGTGAAACTGCAAATTCAATCCAACCACCAGAGGTGAGCTGTGGATCACAAGAAGCTAACAAACTGTGCAATGAGAAGACATGCTACTCGTGCAATAGTGTCCGTGAAGCCAATGCACAAACAGTCAGAGGAACACTACTGGTGAGTGAATTATTCAATGAtacaataattatcaaaaaaaaaaaaaaaaaatattcaatgaTACAAAGAAAACACTCTTTTAGTTGCTAACAGTTACCTCACAAAATACAGATACCCTGTAGAACAGCGATGAGAGGGAGTTTTCCTCTTAATGGTACATACTTTCAAGTTAACGAGGTAAGTTTATCATAGCTATATGCTTATTCTCTTAATTTGGGAGTCCAAAGTGGATACAAGAACTACCAGGATGGCATTCCAATTCATGTAAGTGAATACTTAGAGCCACTGATTCCATTATTGTCAAACGAATAATACCATTTTGCAGGTATTTGCGGATCATGAATCTAGCCTGAACCCAATTGATGTACCAAGATCGTGGATATGGAATCTACGAAGACGGACTGTATACTTTGGAACCTCTGTATCGACAATCTTCAAAGGTGAGAGAATTATAAACAAGCATTTACTGCATAGCTGTcccaatttaattaaaaaggaagcTAACGGAGAAAAACCTGTCTATCAGGCCTAACGACAGAGGGAATTCAATTCTGCTTTTGGAGAGGTATGGAATATTAACTTCAATTATCTGGCTTACTCTATCTGATTGGTAGGGGACATCTATGTCAGGTGCACTTTactagaaagaagaaggaacaaTACATAGCCACATTTTTAACTTCAAAATGAATGGGGTTAGATTTTCTCAAAGCATGAATTTTAGAGAACTGGATCATTTGAAGTCCCATAAGTTACATATAACATTTTGTAAGCTTGTAGATCTGTAGGCATTTGCATTCGTATGTGTGTGCTTGCATGTCCATGTGCACAGACGAGATATTTTACTGCTAAATTAAACATCTGATAACAACGCAATATATAGTGGTATTTCCACAGCACTATACGTAGATTGCTATTAAAGTTTGATGACAAAACATACTGGGCATGCATAAACTTACATCACATATGTGAGACATGAGGACATGCGCTTGAAATTTAGACTCATTCAGCATGCCAGTTTACCAATATTATGCATATCCACACTGTGATAAATCAAACCTAACATAAAGGAATAAGAGAGAACATTAACCACCCAATGGAAGCCAAATGTGTCTAATACAAGATTTGAAGGTAAGATCCCAAACTTTACCAATGCTAAAATGTATAATTAGACTTTTCTGTTTGCAACATATGGTAATGCTTTGCCCAGTTGATTTCTAAATTATCattaaaaacatgaaataaTCTGAACCACATTTCTTATTATCAATCATTGAGTGCTTCTAATTTACTAAACATAACTTTGCAAACTCTAAAGGAACAAATTTATGTATGATTTCTCTACAATAAATGTGTGCAGTTGCTTAGTGGCTAACAACCGCACCccaaaatatctttataatataccaatattttaaaatgcCATGCTCGCTaacatgtatttatttatttgcaggATTTGTCTGTGTGAGGGGATTCGACCAGAAAACACGAGCACCCCGACCTTTAATGGCCAGGTTGCACTTCCCTGCAAGTAAGTTGGTAAAGTCAAAatctgaaaacaaaaaataagcaGGATATGTTGCAGAGATGATTACTAGCAGAAGTTACAAAACCAGTCTGCTGGTACTAAACAAAAATGTTGCTGACCACCCAGTGAGATGGAAGATCATTTACTAACATGTTGTAGGTTCAATTATAATTCTTCTAACATGGTACGCATTCACCACCTGTTATCGGAGGAATAGAAATTCCCAAAGTTGAAATGTGAGATCCTATGGCGAGAGGAATGTAGTTTGTAAACAAATGAAATTATGATCATTATTTAATTCTTGCTCGTAAAAGAGCCATTCTTCAAAAACTGGCCAGCGCCACTCCAGAGAGATAAACGTTATGTAACGCTCCACTTTTCGTAATCAATAAAATGATACATCACTGGATGTACAAATGGACATATAAAGCATGTATTGCAACAcaacaaatgaatcaaataaaagGTATTTCAGCGAATTCTCAAGCCCACTTTGAAGAGGCCACCGAAGATGACGATAATCATTTAGTAAACATACGCACATCAGCGTGAATGGAAGCCGGGGGGATACTAACCTTTTTAGCCTAATAAAAGAAGTGGTACAACCCTACGTGAAAGGTATTCCAGTGACTCAACATACCCTACTCACATGTGATGATCGATACAAAGTTAATGGCATTATCAATCTCAAAATCTGTAGAGATTGTTTCCACGGAATTTGAACCTAGAGATAGTTTGCATTCACAGCTAAATCTCTCAGTCCGATAGTCCTTaaaattgtttgcactcaaaaAAATTGAGCCTTAGACTTAGTGAGCGTACCGTATACCTAAAAATCTGTAGATATATCTGTGCATCATCCTTTCCATAGTGTTAAAGACGAATATTTGAAAAGGATGAAGAAGTCAAAAGTATCTAAAGCCTTCCTATTAAAATCCTGCTCGTATTTAGCATCCATTTCTTGAATGCAAGTACCCAAATTATCCaccgaaagaaaaaagtaaaaattatgataaaaattaatcaCATTTGTATCTAAATAGAACTTGATCGCAATGTACTCTCGTAGTAGGTTACTGATTATGTAATTAACACCACACAAACATACAAAATCACGCCATGAGAAGTCAAAAAGAAGCATAGTCCATGATACTCTGTTTGGTTGTTAAGAAAAAGCGGGAAACTAGATAGTACCATTACCTTTAAAACTCAGATTCTTTTCGTCATTTTGGGGCCAAATAAGATTGATCCTCTAGTCAAACAGGTCAAGCACGAAGCAAGAGCATCTAGTCGAAGTTTCCTAACTCTATagcgatttttttttctcatgatTTGCAAACTTTTGGCGAAAATGACGCCAGACGCGAATTCGTAATTACCTTTGCTGTTCTATTTTACTTCGTTTTCTGAGCAACCAAGCGACGATAAAGCAAACGCaatgaaaagaaacaaaatcagCATCGTGAAAACACCTACGCTAGGTCTTGAGAATTCGACTTCGGATCAAAGCCTGaaactataaattaaaaaaaaaaaaaaaaaaaaaaaaaaaaaaaaaaaacgtaccTGTTTGCTTACATTTGGATTGCAGATGAAGCGAAGCCTGTTCTCGGATCtgcaaaaagtacaaaaaatctGACGCCGGGACAGAATAAGAATTATCGACGGCTGAGCAACTTAACTCCATGGCTCTCGATCCAGCCACCTTCGAAACCTTAATTCCATCTCGCTTCCTCGCTTTCACCTTCCCCCACCCCTCACAGCCTGACTCCCTCCTTTGAATGGCTGTCCTAGACGCACCGATCCAATCTGAATCGAGAATCTGCATCTTTTTATTTGCGCTGATCTGATTTTTCGAAGTAGTCCAGTGCTATTAACGAGCTCGGCATCATCAAACTCGGATCGCCCTGCATCAGAATCGTTGTTTTTATATCTAAGAAGAAGCAGATTGCCGACGAGAGAAAGTGTGATGGTGCGCGTCTCGGCGATTTTACATACTTCTATAGAGGTTTGCAGTTTGGcgcctcttcctcttccctcCACATTGAATTTTTTGCTTTGTTGACTGGGTAGTGCACGGAATTTTGGTGAAACTCTTCCTTGTATTGACGCGTGGGAGGTTGGGAGAATAGCATATAAAAACTTTAACAgtgtttaaaaggaaaattctatataccatACTAACATCccacaattatattattaaataagatgtgacacatttaccataattagatgattatttatcatatatttctttataatctaataataataaatatgccacatcctattaaataaaataaaataaaataagaatacggtatatatcattattcatatatataaagttttaaggttatccttttaattatttcatttataaaaaaaagtcaacgagaaaaataaacttataaatagcAAAATCAAGTAAAGTTACGTAAGAATAAAAACATTAGAAGACAATGGCAGGAAAGGTGCTAAAACCCATTGgagtatttataaattaaaaaagtgtaattaatggtaaaatcatataaaatctttcaagttttaatcaaagaattataaatttaaaaattttcaagagCATAAGAGTATTctctataaatttaaaatctatttttatgtaaaatttgatgaaaagtagcCCAAAAGTGCATCCAACAGATGATTTATTTCAtgtctattttcaattttcctACAATGTTGCTGCTACATGTAGCGTGGATTGTGCAcaaatgtaaatatttatttt is a window from the Carya illinoinensis cultivar Pawnee chromosome 14, C.illinoinensisPawnee_v1, whole genome shotgun sequence genome containing:
- the LOC122294746 gene encoding transcriptional activator DEMETER-like, translating into MINFGGGVSIPQDKEFQIMGSWMPVTPEKPVPTRSNPIPVDCHGNQLGRGNWQELNGFSNGYAEEMPNCNGLRLNSNPIGQMVQNGGFNGYDEGGLAERNRTMINHIAGSYTQTFHNNDSSGCKRDPLAKLLLMQNAAFIASANRNPNRSLSMAANRPLIPDSHSQSQPQSLSQPQVDCNQKGSILGNMRNMWFENQNHMSGSNPLSNFGTLFQDIHSEVDNNQGDSDFASWFYGNQNHFSGSNSLNDSDITSQISNSKHGFSTPYWQQCDLNYPPAEIDASSSVTNTLQFAPITPDQVNKLENNQLPATLQTRNESSSGAKENDTSPASFGNKAPQQHGEELLQSIVDSSSAAICTPYKENKDSESGMNPGIDLNKTPEQKPPRRRKHRPKVIREGKPKRSPKPTAPKNTKETPTGKRKYVRKNVQKVSAPELADATRKVANLNGGTAAKSCRRALNFDLEKTVDESQIKVVGQQELQQRNERTFHLSSDPQATELCPGTYSVPGTKSAVQVDQWKTVGYQQHGMMSNLTLSTFQLQTDRGPLQKKQAAAASIVPAKDLPIEDSHLIRRNADGGFTDPCQNSSRNRCTPIWQIHAEGIDKSVFQEKVHHERIEKEMSQSTHQSVPKSPSNSSAMRGSKREHFRTIEQTNSNIQNPVISSLYQQIQVDEYHRNVQVLGAGLSETCKKKKIKSGLHTNTHGMPCVTEVEAGWGNDETKKMSDNSANEFAPTANNEILNSYFETRIITERQGEVNNFTAERCNHSTTAKKYLMMQRISSGLHSNAERTEETNRLTSAQSFPSLAATEDCHLLRPSPPKQTHELENQAQTSHVQTLATKQTLGCTPSRLVSARRNKVLKNQDASQDYQKSSPKPRGRPPAKRIYPITIDEIIYRLMSLNLNAGSNELARDEKNALVIYKGDGTLVPYAGFEFLKKRKPRPKVDLDPETNRIWNLLMGKEANKDFEGTDTEKEKWWEEERKVFRGRTDSFIARMHLIQGDRRFSRWKGSVVDSVIGVFLTQNVSDHLSSSAFMSLAARFPLKSTSNCNACDNTGTSILFKESEVSIVNPNDTIGWHGKGSSQPIFNISSMAPLGSAEYQRGSETTRTERSIVQGHSQSIEEEVISSQESFDSLIIQGTGGPRSSSGSNSEEEDLITGCRPIEVHFPTLTNLLQMEKTTFQEFYSQNSSIMDEGSRHVHKQSEYIAHAHKKSRLDRADDANGPAFSYPINPDNPQSQVRVAPSSDYHLHVTLDSTVPEVENFEALSDESISPLSSIDFGFTKTKDANRKGFRTKRWEGSEGKSRVQQNGLLHPQETQRMGPHVPSSNHSVHQEIISQRGPHVVYNQPSYRNHQQDVNKSLQLQSPYIAEPAEALANRENDAMQQTSSARKLAENSGERISVENEQIHFENRFLNPNSNKQVDPSDQANSKTTSKISKLKKGKTDKEKNSAVDWDSLRKQVQANGLNGERSKDAQDSLDYEAVRLAHVDEISNAIRERGMNNMLAERIKEFLNRLVREHGSIDLEWLRNVPPDKAKDYLLSVRGLGLKSVECVRLLTLHHLAFPVDTNVGRIAVRLGWVPLQPLPESLQLHLLELYPVLESIQKYLWPRLCKLDQRTLYELHYQLITFGKVFCTKSKPNCNACPMRGECRHFASAFASARLALPGPEEKGIVSSTIPIAHEVNPAIVINPMPLPPLENNSLKETAYISRNCEPIIEEPATPEHECTEISESDIEDSLYEDPDEIPIIKLNIEEFTVNLQNYMQEKMELQEADMSKALVALKPEAASIPTPKLKNVSRLRTEHQVYELPDSHPLLEGMDSRETDDPSPYLLAIWTPGETANSIQPPEVSCGSQEANKLCNEKTCYSCNSVREANAQTVRGTLLIPCRTAMRGSFPLNGTYFQVNEVFADHESSLNPIDVPRSWIWNLRRRTVYFGTSVSTIFKGLTTEGIQFCFWRGFVCVRGFDQKTRAPRPLMARLHFPASKLVKSKSENKK